GGGCAGCCCGGCAATGCTTTGAGAACCTGCTTGCCGACGAAAAGCTGCACCACACCCTGCTCGAAGCCGACGCAAGGTACTTTGTGGCCATGTGCGCCATCCAGCTTTATCACAAAGACGCAGAATACCTGGTAAACAATTTTGTGGCCTATCATCCGGAAAGTCCCCGCGTAAACGGCTTACGGTTTGAGATGGGACGCTACTTTTACGGCCTGAAGCGCTTTCGCGATGCAGCACAATGGTTGTCGGAGGTTGATAAGAAACGCCTTTCCCGTGATGATCTTTCGGAATACTATTTCAAGCTTGGCTACGCGTATTTTATGACCAACGATCTGGACAAGGCCCGCTATGCTTTCAGTGAAATAAAAGACGTTGACACAAAATACACTCCACCTGCCGTTTATTACTACTCGCACATAGCCTATACCCAGCAGAACTATGAAACAGCGCTGGAGGGTTTCCGCAGGCTTGAAAATGACGAGACATTTGCCCCGGTGGTGCCCTATTACATCATTCAGATTCTGTATCTGCAGAAAAAATACGACGAACTGATCAGTTACGCACCCGATAAAATGAAAACCATCAGCGAGAAACGGCTCCCTGAAACAGCCCGCCTGGTTGGGGATGCCTTTTTCCGCAAGAATATGTTTTCCGAGGCCATCCCTTACCTCGAAATCTATAAGGAAAAGAACCAGTACATGAGCAATGAAGACAAGTATGTACTGGGATTTGCCTATTATAAATCCGGCCGGTTTGAGGATGCATCGAAAATGCTCGAGCAAATCACTGCCGGTGAATCAGAATTGAAGCAGAATGCCATGTATGTACTGGGAGACTGTTATGTGCGATCCGCGAGGAAGGACGAGGCAAGAATGGCTTTTTCGGCGGCCGCCCGAATGAATTTTGACGAAAAAATTGCGGAAGATGCCCTGTTCAATTATGCCAAGCTGACTTACGAACTTTCCTATTCCCCCTTTAATGAAGCCATCAGGGCATTTAATGAGTACCTGACAAAGTACCCTGGTTCAGATCGCGCCGATGAGGCTTACAATTACCTGCTTCAGGTTTACATGAGCACCCGCAATTACAAAGACGCTCTTGCTTCAATTCAGAAAATACGGGTGAAGGACGACCGGGTTAAAAAAGCATGGCAGAGAGTTGCCTTTTTCAGGGCACTGGAACTTTACAGCAACCTTGATTTTCAGGGCGCTGTCAGTTTACTGGATGTTTCCCTGCAGTATGGCAATTACGACAGAACTCTCAAAGCCCTTGCTTTTTACTGGAAGGGGGAAGCCTGGTACCGGCTGGGGGACTATACCGAAGCCATTGACCAGTACCAGAACTTTCTTGCACAACCTGCAGCTCCTTCCACGGATGTGTATTCCACCGCCCTTTATAACACGGGGTATGCGTGCTTCAATCTGAAACGCTATGCCGATGCTGCTCTCTGGTTTGGCAAATTCCTTGACCGTGAAGGAGGAAAAGCCACTGACCTGGTGGCCGACGCATACAACAGATTGGGCGACTGTTATTTTATTCAGCCCGATTATCAGAAAGCCATTGAAATGTATAACAAGGCTATAGCGCTCAATAAATACGATGCCGATTATGCCCTGTTTCAGAAAGGATTTTCCCTTGGTTTGCTGGAGAAAACGCGCGACAAAATTACGGTTCTCAATCAGTTGCTCACTTCCTACCCCCGTTCCCGCTACGTACCCGATGCACTTTTTGAACTGGGAAACAGCTACATGAAACTTCAGGAACCACAAAAGGCTCTGGACTTTTATCAGCGCATACTAGCCAGTTATCCCTCGAGCAGTTATTACAGTAAGGCAATGGTACAGACAGGTTTGGTGTACAGAAACCTGGACCGCGATAACGAGGCGCTGGAAATGTACAAAAAAGTTGTGGCAGAGTTTCCCGGCACCACAGAAGCCAGAAGCGCCCTCAACGGCATCCAGAACATCTATGTGGAACAGGGAAAAGCCGATGACTATGTAAACTATCTGAAAACAATCGGAACAATGGGAGAACTCAGTGCCGCTTCGCAGGATTCCCTGATGTACCGCTCGGCCGAAAATATTTATCTCACCGGTGACTGCAGTCGTTCGCAGGTATCCTTTCAGCGTTACCTTGACCGTTTTCCGGAAGGCATTTTTGCGCTCAATGCCCACTATTATCTTTCGGACTGTGCCCTGCGCTCAGGTTCCGAACAGGATGCCCTCCCCCATTTACTCTACATTGCAGGAAAACCGCGTAACATGTTTACAGAAGAAGCCCTTCTTTCTGCAGCACGTATTGAATACAAGATGCAGAATTACATGGACGCCGTGGCACATTACAAAACCCTGGAAAGTCTGGCCGAAGTCCGCAATAACCAGATGGAAGCACGCATCGGCCTGATGCGCTGCTACGATAAACTGAATGAATTCAAAGATGCTTATGATGCTGCCGACAGGGTACTGTCAACAGAAAAAATTCCACCCGACGTAATACGGGAGGCCCGCTTCATTCTGGCCAAATCGGCTGCCGCCCTTGACCGGACTGATGTTGCCCTGGAAAATTACCGCAAAGTGGCTACGGAAGTCAAAAGTATTCAGGGAGCAGAAGCTAAATTCAGGGTGGCAGAAATTTACTGGCAAAGAAAACAATACGACAAGGCGGAGAAAGAAATTTTCGATTACATCGATATGAATACTCCGCACCAATACTGGATGGCAAGGGCCTTTATCCTTCTGGCCGATATTTATACCCTCCGGAAGGATTATTTCCAGGCCCAGCAAACCCTGCAGAGCTTGATTGATTATTACGAAAACCCGAATGACGGGATCATTGACATGGCCCGCCAGAGAAAAGTCGCCATTGATCAGGCAACCCAGAAAGGAACCGCCAGAGAACAGGACACCCTTGAAATAAAAATGCCCAACAGGAAATGAAATGCATTCATCCTATGATATCACTCAGGTATAAAACACACATCGGCAGGTTGTCAGCCAGCCTTTTCTGTGCATGGTTTATTTCTTTTTCCCTCCCTGCCCAGGAAAAAATTGACAAGGAAGTTTACGTGGTAAAGCCCTACGAGCCTACCCTGTCGGATGCATACAAAATCAGCCGGATGCCGGAAATCAACGATACCGTGCAGGAAAAGCCCGTTTTTGATTATTCCATTGCCGGCCGCAAAATTTCGCCCGATGTGCAGGTAGCGCCGATTCCTGCTGCGCGCATGGTGCCGGATCCGATTCCCAGGTTGTACAAATCGTACCTGAAGCTGGGCATGGGAACCTATACCACCCCCCTCTTTGAACTGAATGTCAATAGCCTGCGCTCCAAAAAATATAATCTGGGACTGGAGGCGCGCCATCTTTCCTCGCATGGAAACATCGCACTGGAGGATAAAACAAAAACCTACGGAGGATTTTCCCGTTCATCGGCTGCCCTCTACGGAAAAACATGGTTCAGCAACATGGTGCTCAGCGGCGATCTGGGGGTTGCTTCCAATACCTTTTACCGTTATGGCAATGCCCTCGATTCGGTGCTTAAAAAAGAGGATATGCGGCAGGGATATTTTTCCCTTGTACCTTCGTTCCGTTTAAAAACGCTTCAGGAAGATTCGACCCGCATGAACATTGATATCAGTGGTAATTATTCCTTTTTCAGGGAATCGGGAGGCGGGTACGAAAATGCTTTCCGGCTTGGCGGCAGTTTTAACAAACTGTACAGGAAAAACTGGCTGGGAGCCGATGTTGATGTTCATTACCGCCGGCCTTCGGAAGGGATTGACACGGCTTATGCCACTGTATTATCTTTCTCTCCCTATTTTAACCGGCATTCTTCTGAATGGTCATTTGTGGCAGGATTTGGAACCACGGTGGATATTTACGGGGGGAAAGCCTCCTTTCATGTTTATCCGAGAGCCCAGCTGGAATTTCAGGTTCTGCCAGGGATCCTGACGGCATATTTTGGGGCTTCAGGACAAACCATTCTTAATGAATACCGTTTTATAGCAGACGAAAATCCTTATATCAACCCGACGCTGTATGTAAAAACCACCAATGAAAAGATCCGCGGTTACGGCGGAATTCGCGGCAGTGCAGGAGATTTTTCCTTCCGGGCAGGCGCTTCCTATTCCCTCCTCGACCGTCTTCCATTCTTTGTGAACGACACCATAACCCCGCTGCTGAATGAATTCAGCGTTTTGTATGATAATGCCGAACTAACTACCATTTCAGCCGAAGCAGGTTACCAGGTAAATTCAAAACTGAATATCATGCTCCGGGGAAATTACTATCACTATTCCATGGATTTACTGGAGCATCCCTACCAGCGGCCTCCCTTTGACATTTCCCTCACAGGTGTTTACAATCTGCGCGACAAGATTGTCGGCCGGGCAGAACTGTATATATGGGGAAAACGGTATGCCCGCAGCAATGCACTGGTCTACGAAACAAGAGAACTTCCGGCTTTTGCTGATCTGAACCTGCATCTGGAATACAGGTTTACCAAAGTACTGTCATTTTTCTTTTCCGGAAATAACCTCACTGCCAGCCGGTATCAGTTATGGAACTATTACCCTGTGCAGCGTTTCCGCATAATGCTCGGATTTACCTATGCATTGTAAAAGAAGCATAAAAAAAAGAGGGTGGCGCTAAATGCCACCCTCTTTTTTTCTTTCTACTTTTCAAAGGAAAACTTGTACATCTCGTTTTTCTTCGGAGCTGTATCAAAGATAATTGCAGAAGTTATATAAACACGGGTATCCTTCGATTCCGGACGTTTTTCCCCTGTAACCACAAGCCGCACCGTATGGGTACCCGGCTTAAGGCCCATGACATGCCAGATGCTTGTTGTATGCTGCTGATTGGCAAAATCATAATAGGTATCAATCGTGCGGTGAAGTTTCCCATCTACGTACACATCAGCTTTACCGCCATCCCTGTACCAGTTTCCTTCGATTGAAATGCCTGTCCCCTGAAATTCCAATACCAGTTCATCGCCCTTAGCGAATGCATACATAGACTGTTTGGTTTTCTGATTATTCCGTTCAACTTCAAAAGGTTTCCAGTTACCTTTGAAGGACCAGCCCGGTTCAAAAACCGAGATCTTCCTTGAGAAGACCACATCCGGGAAGGAAACTTCAAGGGCAGGTGCCACAGGTTCCTGCCTTTTGATTTTTATCTCATTTTCCCCTACCTTTCCCCCATTCCGGGCAATCAGGTCAAGGGCATATTTATATGTATTGTCCACTGCCGAATTGAAGGAATAGCTGGTGTGAATAAAAACCGAATCAGCCACATTGCGGACGCCTTCCTGCATATATTCAGGCAGCCCGCTGAAACCCTTTATGACGCCCAGAACAGCCAGTGCGTTGGATGGATTGCAGTCGGAATCCTGACCGCACCGGGTTGCGATCTCCAGTGTTTTCATAGGATCCCCCTCTCCGTAAAGGAGGCCCATTGCAATGTAGGCTCCATTGAGCTTGGCGTCAATATTAAACGGATTGCCTGCACCGCAAATGTCCACATCGCCCCACTTTGCCTCCAGTTCCTTCCATGCAGCCTTCCAATCGTCAGGATAATGCCTGTGCAACGCTATCACATCCTGAATGATTTTGTAATAATCGCTTTCCGCAGGAAGTGACCTAAGAGCATTTTCAATTATTTTGTTAATGTCGGATTCAAAGAAAGCTTCGGCGTACAATGCAGCTACAAAAACGCCGCCATATACGCCGTCACCATAATTCATAATATGCCCGATTTTATCAGCCATCTGCAGGGCAGTTTGCGGCATACCCGGACACATAAATCCGATATAATCTGCTTCTATTTGAAAATCAATATCATCGGCATGAATATTGTACTCAGGACTTCCTGAAGCAGGAGGGAAAATGCTGTCGTAATAGTTTTTCCGGGCCTGCATATTGGCATGCCATAACCAGTAACCGGCCTTGGCAAACATTTCGTGAAACTGTTTGGCCGGGGCATCGATGCCGTACTTGTCCATTGTCATCATGAAGGTAAGCTGAACGTACAGGTCGTCCTGCCAGATGCTTCCTTTTATATCGGCCGGTGTCCAGCGGATGGAATCCTCAAAGATCCGGTTCATGGCATGGAATTCGGTCGGAGCGCCATACGTCACCCCTATCATTTTGCCGGCCCAGCCCCCGGAAATTTTGTCTTTCAAAACATCTGGACGGATGGTTTTGTATTCGTTTGCCTGTTTGCAGCCAGCAACTTCAATAAGAAACAGAAAAAGAAAAAGATACTGAACAGACACTGCTTTTTTCATACTTTTTGTTTTTATTAGTTTTACAATCGCTATTGTTTTTAAACAGAAACCACAATGCATTCCTTTGTGGGTACTTCTTCCGGATGGCGGAACACGTCATATATAGGCCGAAATTCCCAAAAAAGCCGAGCAGGTCCTTTCACGGATCCCTGATCCTGCTTCCGCCTGCTGAAATTAAGAACTCGGTATTTACCCGGACCATCCATGGCTTATAAGTTAACAAATCTATGTAAAAGAACCTGAATATGAATGAATTATTTCATAACAGCCTTCCGATTGGAAGCATTAACATATCCCCCTTTACCGTTGATAATACTTTTTACAATACTTTCCCTGTTGCCGTTTAACCAGAAGATTACCTTGTGGTAAAGGGAATCTTCCAGGGCCGGAGGTGTTTCAATCGCCTGGTCAACTACAATGGGTGCATCATAAAATACGTTATATATACCAAGTCCCCATGCATGATGTACATTCACAGAGTCAGCCACTTTATACGAAGCATACCCAAATGTAGTGCCGTGTTTCCATTCATCGACCGATGGTGGGTCATATGGCATTTCGCTCTGGTAAAAGTACACCCGGCCATTTTCTCCATTCCAGATAGTCTGGTATTCCTGAAAATGTTCATTGAACAATCCATAAATCGTAACATCATTGCCGTTAACAACCAGACCATTGGCACACCGGTTTTTGTTCCAACCTACTCCGTTGCCATGATCAGCTCTCCAGATCCATATATGATCAACATAAACATCATTACTGTTGATCGTTAAACAACGGGAAACATTACCTTCGCGAGCACCACCCACACGGAAGAATAAGTCAAACAAAAAAGACGGATTGGATTCGTGATCATTTTTTGATCCCGGTTCTCCTACCTGCATTAAAGTTTCTGAAGGAATTTTCCCAGCATCAATCAGCAGGCCCGCAACAGTTATGCCGTCTTTGTCAGAAATTTCGATAACCTTGTTTCCATTCACCGGTATTAATGTAGGAAAACCGAGTCCTATAATCACTGTTCCCGGACGAAATACCCGGATACTTTCTGACAGAAAGTAGATTCCCGGAGTAAAAAGTATATGCTTTCCTTTTTTCAGGGCTTTGTTAATGGTTTTTGAATTGTCGGCAGCGGCCTTCGCGATATAAAAATCCTTCAATGCAAGCGTTCTTTCCTGATGATTGCCATTCCAATCCACACCGCATGAATTTTTCTTTATGCCGGGAATTTTCAACATCAGTTCTTTTCCTGAAAATACCCAATAGGGTTTTTCACGAACTTCCGGAGTAACTGCAACGGCAGTATAAGGCTTCTCCGGCCAGTTTTCTTCCGGTGCATTGATTGTTCCCACGTATACCATATTCCAGACTCCGCCGATCCATTTATTGAAAACAGAATTTCTTGTGAGCCATTGCTGTTGTGAACCGGAATAGACTGTTCCGTCGATTCTGCAATTGGCCATAAAGCCTCCGCTGGAAGGACCATCAAACAATTTCAGGTCGCCCTTGATATAAACACGCCGCAAGGGAGAAGCCTGGGAAACAGCCCAGGTATTCACTGAATCGGAAGCCGGCAGGATGGTAATGTTTTCCGCCGCCCGCCAGAAATTGCACAACACATGCCCCCCCTGCGATGCAACTGACCGAACGGCCCCCACTATAACCGTTTCTTCAGGGGAAATCCCGAGCCCCATCACATGTGTATAGTAACCCACTTTCACATCAAGATGATAGACTCCGGGCTTGAAAAGCAAGGCATACCGATTCTGGGTAAACTCATTTTCGGGAAATAGCTGACCGGAATAAATCGTATCAATAAGTGCCTGTATTTCGGCCATATTCATTGAAGGATCAAATACAAATACATTCTCACCTAATGGTGACCTGTTGAAACGGGAGGCTTGTTCTCCGGCCCTTTTTGACAAAGGGATCGATGTGTTTCCTTTTAAAGGCTGGGCATAATTCTCCTGCCAGCCAATTATGCAAAAAAAAAATACCTAACAATAACCAATGTCTCATTGCTTCAATCATTTTTAATTTTCTTTTTGCTGATTCTCACCATCACAACTCCCTGCGGGGGCACCCTGGCCGTAAATGCCTCTTTATAGAAGCCCAGATTTTTCTGATGCCAGAGATCCCGGACAGCATATTTTCCGGAAATACCAAGTTTTGGCCAATCAACGCTCATCTCCTCTTCGTTTTTTCCTCGGTTAAAAAGACCAACAGCAACAGAACCATCAGAAAGATGCTTGAACATGATAAAAGTATTCTGTGTTTCGGAAATAACCTGTCCGCATTCACCCAGAATATCCTGATTCACTTCAATTACTTCAGGATTGCATAGCACGTTTAAAGTGAACGCGTCCAGCTTCGACATATCTCCGCTATAGATCAGAGGAGCCGCCATCAGGCACCAGAGCGACATATAGGCATATTGCATAGCCGGTTGCATAAGGGTATGTTCTGGCATTCCCATTTTGTGGGCATTTCCAATCCATCCAATCTGTATATAGTCCGGGTCATTCCATTCGCCGGGTTTAGAGTACTGTCGGTGCTTTGCGTTATTGACCGCAACGTCAAAAATACGATCCAGTTCAAAACCCAGATCACCCGAAGTACGCCAGCAATGGCCACCCACTTCAGCGCCCCATTCCCATACATTTGCCATTCCGTACTGGCAAAGATTGAATACAACATCATGGTCTAATGATTTCAGGATATTTCCCATCAGCCGGTATGGTTTCTTAAAAGTTTCGGGGCTGGTATCTTTTCCCGCAATTTCAAAATACGAACACCAGTCATATTTGAGAAAATCAAAGCCCCAGTCAGCAAACTGCCTTGCATCCTGTTCTTCATGCTGATAAGAACCTGCGAAACCGCCACAGGTCAAAGGTCCGGGTGAAGTGTAAATGCCTGCTTTAAGCCCAAGGGAATGAATATAATCCGTAAGCCCTTTCATATCTGGGAAATAGTAATTGGGAAGGATGTTACCATTTTGATCCCTGAGAGGCCCAGTACGCATTGTATCCTTATTTTTCGGTGCATTGGCCCATCCATCATCAATGTTTACGTATTGGTAACCGACATCGGCCATTCCGCTGCTTATTATTTTATCGGCCGCCTCACGTACCAGGGAATCTGTTATCCTGTCGTAATGAGCATACCAGTGATTCCATCCCATAGGCGGCGTTAGGGCAAGTTTGTCGCCTGCAACGATTCTCAGTTTCCGTTTGTCTTTCCCTTTAGAGTTTTCGGCGGTAATAATCAGATCATATTCTCCTTTTTCCGGAGTAATCCCGCTGATAATTCCCTTCACAGGATCCAGCTGTAATCCGGATGGCAAATTCTTAACGGTAAACCGTAAAGGCCTTTCCCCCTGGCAGGGGATTCGGTAAAGGAATGGTTTGCCGGGTCGGCATCCATATACCAAAGGGCCATTAATCCGGGGTTTGGATTCCGGAGAAGGGGTCCATATCAAAGCATCTTCATGGGCATTATCAGAAACCTGCTGAGCCGATAAAGGAAATACCGAAATGCACCCAATGGCAAGAAAAAGCAGGAAAGGCCTTTTCATTGTTTTACAGATTAATGATTAAAAAAAGGAGGAGTCAGTGGTATTGACTCCTCCAAATATACTTCACTATTTCACAACAAAAATGGTTGCCGGTGAGAACATAATCTCATGGCTTCAGCCACCAGGGAATCTGATTGATTCCGTCATATCCCCCGTACTGCTCATCAATGGCTTTTTTATAGTTTTCGGGGTTAGAGACTTGTTCGTCGGTGGGATATTTCCAGCGTTTCGGATAAACGGTTTTGTCATCGGGGTTCATGCTGGTGTTGGGATCCAGAGGAAATTCGGGATATCCCGTCCGCAGGAACTGAGCATAATTTAAACCGTTACCCTGGAAGAAGTCAATAAGCCACCTCTGGTACCAGATCTGGTGCAGACGATCTTCCTTGGTTCCTGATGTTGCATATGCTGCAGCACCGGTGAAATAATTATCGATATACGCCTGGTCGATAGCCATGCCATGGGTATAGGACGCAGGAGCAGAAGGCAGAGTTCTGTAAAAATCAAGCATAGCCCTTACTCCGTTTTCATAATAATCTTTTGCATTTCCTGTAACCCATCCTTCTTCAATAGCTTCAGCAATAATGAAGCATTGTTCGGCGTAAGTAAACTTGAACATCGGATCGCCGGCCCTGAAATCTCTGTACCGTTTATTGATCAGGGAATACATGCCATTCTGATTGTTAACCGAAAGTTGTTCGGCTATTAATTCCGTAGGTGCACCTACATAAGCATCAAAATCGCTTTCCAGTTTACCGGCACTTATCTGAGCCGGTGCAGGTTCTGCAAAGTAGAACAACCTGCGGTCCTGCAGTTGGATTAATCCGTCAACAACGAGTTTGGACAGGGCGATGTACTTTCTTCTGTCTTCACCATTCCAGAAAGGATGGGATGCGTTGGGATTATCGGAATAAGCCAGCTGGAAATTGTCAGCATTACCGGTCATCAGGTTGCCGGCTGCCACAATTTCAGCAAACCGGGCTTTCTGTGCCGCAGTTGCTTTTTTACTGATGGTCTGAATGACCTTCAGTTGCATGGCATTGCAAAGCCTGCGCCATTTGGCAGCATTGCCTCCCAGCATTATGTCACCTTTGAAGTCTGCACCATTGGCAAAATCTTCTTCAGCGGCTTTCAGATCATCCAGGATTTCCTGAAACACATCCTGTTGTTTGTCATATTTAGGCCTGACAATTCCTTCTTCTGCCTTACCGGCTTCAGAATAAGGAATATCGCCCAGGTCCAGAGTTATCCAATAACCGTACCAGGCTTTCATGAACAAATACAACCCTTTAAGTGAAGATTCATAAGGGGTTCCGGCAGCAAATTCAACTGCTCTCTTCAGATCGGTAAGATTCTTGAACGACCCGAAACCGCCGTAAGGCCAGTATGAGTAATAGTATTGATACGGATTGGGGTTTGGTTCACAAATAGCGGTATGCTTGCACCACAGATTTCCTGTGCCAAAATCGGTAGGGTTTGGATTCCAGAACCTGAAAGAATTTTTCAATACCTGTGTAACAAGCATTTCAGGTGCCACCGATGTCGGTGCATCCGGATTTGTATTTAATTCCTCAAAATTACTGCAGGAAACAGTAATTGCAAGAGAAATTACAAATAGAAAGATATAATGGATCTTTTTCATGACTGAACAAAATTAGAAGGTAAGTTTAACATTAAAGCCCACGTATCTGACGGAAGGATCCTGGAAATCGGAAGCACCGCCCGCGTTGGTTCCATAAAGGCTGTTTTCACCTCCGTCAGGGTCAGAGTAAACAAAGTCTTTTGCCCAGAGCAGAATATTCTGGCCAACAAAGCTGACCGAAGCAGATTTTGCCAGCTTGGGAATGTATTTGCCCGGAAGATCGTAGGTCAAAGATACTTCGCGTAATTTCAGGAAGGTCTTTGAGTAGGTATCAGGCCTGGTTCCGCGGCCACCCCATGCACTACTGTTGTGCAAATCAATGATATATTGTTTGTAGCTGGTATAAACATCATTGGGAGCATATTGGCGGGTATCGCTCGTGATGTTACCAAACTGATCATAGGTTACTGAGCCGGAAACTACCTTAACACCCTTTCCGAGGAAGTTTCTTGAACCGGGAGTTGCAACATCCAGTTCTCTTTCCTTGGTAACAGATTTTGGATGAACACCTGCCTGCCACATATAGCTTTCTGTACGTTCGGTTATCAGACCACCAACCACACCATCCATTGAAACGAATAATGTGAAATTTTTAAATTTCAAGGTTGAATTCAACCCCCAGATCCAGTCAGGATCATAGAATCCAAACCTTGAATCATACTGGCTTGTCATGAGCCTTCCGTTATTAAAGATATATTCTCCGGTTGCAGGAACCTTCACAAAATCTTTGCTCACAAAAGCATCGACGCGTTCACCAACCTTTACCCATGGTTTCTTGTCTGAATATACAGAATCCAGCTGTGTATAGTAGCGGGCGTAAGTTGTCCAGTTAATGCCCAGATCCCATTGTACAT
The window above is part of the Bacteroidales bacterium genome. Proteins encoded here:
- a CDS encoding ADP-ribosylglycohydrolase family protein, translating into MKKAVSVQYLFLFLFLIEVAGCKQANEYKTIRPDVLKDKISGGWAGKMIGVTYGAPTEFHAMNRIFEDSIRWTPADIKGSIWQDDLYVQLTFMMTMDKYGIDAPAKQFHEMFAKAGYWLWHANMQARKNYYDSIFPPASGSPEYNIHADDIDFQIEADYIGFMCPGMPQTALQMADKIGHIMNYGDGVYGGVFVAALYAEAFFESDINKIIENALRSLPAESDYYKIIQDVIALHRHYPDDWKAAWKELEAKWGDVDICGAGNPFNIDAKLNGAYIAMGLLYGEGDPMKTLEIATRCGQDSDCNPSNALAVLGVIKGFSGLPEYMQEGVRNVADSVFIHTSYSFNSAVDNTYKYALDLIARNGGKVGENEIKIKRQEPVAPALEVSFPDVVFSRKISVFEPGWSFKGNWKPFEVERNNQKTKQSMYAFAKGDELVLEFQGTGISIEGNWYRDGGKADVYVDGKLHRTIDTYYDFANQQHTTSIWHVMGLKPGTHTVRLVVTGEKRPESKDTRVYITSAIIFDTAPKKNEMYKFSFEK
- a CDS encoding coagulation factor 5/8 type domain-containing protein gives rise to the protein MSKRAGEQASRFNRSPLGENVFVFDPSMNMAEIQALIDTIYSGQLFPENEFTQNRYALLFKPGVYHLDVKVGYYTHVMGLGISPEETVIVGAVRSVASQGGHVLCNFWRAAENITILPASDSVNTWAVSQASPLRRVYIKGDLKLFDGPSSGGFMANCRIDGTVYSGSQQQWLTRNSVFNKWIGGVWNMVYVGTINAPEENWPEKPYTAVAVTPEVREKPYWVFSGKELMLKIPGIKKNSCGVDWNGNHQERTLALKDFYIAKAAADNSKTINKALKKGKHILFTPGIYFLSESIRVFRPGTVIIGLGFPTLIPVNGNKVIEISDKDGITVAGLLIDAGKIPSETLMQVGEPGSKNDHESNPSFLFDLFFRVGGAREGNVSRCLTINSNDVYVDHIWIWRADHGNGVGWNKNRCANGLVVNGNDVTIYGLFNEHFQEYQTIWNGENGRVYFYQSEMPYDPPSVDEWKHGTTFGYASYKVADSVNVHHAWGLGIYNVFYDAPIVVDQAIETPPALEDSLYHKVIFWLNGNRESIVKSIINGKGGYVNASNRKAVMK
- a CDS encoding tetratricopeptide repeat protein; the protein is MRFRFKVLLVILATGFPYFSSTAQEPVQAVSVEKEYHRGLELYEKQKYGAARQCFENLLADEKLHHTLLEADARYFVAMCAIQLYHKDAEYLVNNFVAYHPESPRVNGLRFEMGRYFYGLKRFRDAAQWLSEVDKKRLSRDDLSEYYFKLGYAYFMTNDLDKARYAFSEIKDVDTKYTPPAVYYYSHIAYTQQNYETALEGFRRLENDETFAPVVPYYIIQILYLQKKYDELISYAPDKMKTISEKRLPETARLVGDAFFRKNMFSEAIPYLEIYKEKNQYMSNEDKYVLGFAYYKSGRFEDASKMLEQITAGESELKQNAMYVLGDCYVRSARKDEARMAFSAAARMNFDEKIAEDALFNYAKLTYELSYSPFNEAIRAFNEYLTKYPGSDRADEAYNYLLQVYMSTRNYKDALASIQKIRVKDDRVKKAWQRVAFFRALELYSNLDFQGAVSLLDVSLQYGNYDRTLKALAFYWKGEAWYRLGDYTEAIDQYQNFLAQPAAPSTDVYSTALYNTGYACFNLKRYADAALWFGKFLDREGGKATDLVADAYNRLGDCYFIQPDYQKAIEMYNKAIALNKYDADYALFQKGFSLGLLEKTRDKITVLNQLLTSYPRSRYVPDALFELGNSYMKLQEPQKALDFYQRILASYPSSSYYSKAMVQTGLVYRNLDRDNEALEMYKKVVAEFPGTTEARSALNGIQNIYVEQGKADDYVNYLKTIGTMGELSAASQDSLMYRSAENIYLTGDCSRSQVSFQRYLDRFPEGIFALNAHYYLSDCALRSGSEQDALPHLLYIAGKPRNMFTEEALLSAARIEYKMQNYMDAVAHYKTLESLAEVRNNQMEARIGLMRCYDKLNEFKDAYDAADRVLSTEKIPPDVIREARFILAKSAAALDRTDVALENYRKVATEVKSIQGAEAKFRVAEIYWQRKQYDKAEKEIFDYIDMNTPHQYWMARAFILLADIYTLRKDYFQAQQTLQSLIDYYENPNDGIIDMARQRKVAIDQATQKGTAREQDTLEIKMPNRK
- a CDS encoding alpha-galactosidase; this encodes MKRPFLLFLAIGCISVFPLSAQQVSDNAHEDALIWTPSPESKPRINGPLVYGCRPGKPFLYRIPCQGERPLRFTVKNLPSGLQLDPVKGIISGITPEKGEYDLIITAENSKGKDKRKLRIVAGDKLALTPPMGWNHWYAHYDRITDSLVREAADKIISSGMADVGYQYVNIDDGWANAPKNKDTMRTGPLRDQNGNILPNYYFPDMKGLTDYIHSLGLKAGIYTSPGPLTCGGFAGSYQHEEQDARQFADWGFDFLKYDWCSYFEIAGKDTSPETFKKPYRLMGNILKSLDHDVVFNLCQYGMANVWEWGAEVGGHCWRTSGDLGFELDRIFDVAVNNAKHRQYSKPGEWNDPDYIQIGWIGNAHKMGMPEHTLMQPAMQYAYMSLWCLMAAPLIYSGDMSKLDAFTLNVLCNPEVIEVNQDILGECGQVISETQNTFIMFKHLSDGSVAVGLFNRGKNEEEMSVDWPKLGISGKYAVRDLWHQKNLGFYKEAFTARVPPQGVVMVRISKKKIKND
- a CDS encoding SusD/RagB family nutrient-binding outer membrane lipoprotein; the protein is MKKIHYIFLFVISLAITVSCSNFEELNTNPDAPTSVAPEMLVTQVLKNSFRFWNPNPTDFGTGNLWCKHTAICEPNPNPYQYYYSYWPYGGFGSFKNLTDLKRAVEFAAGTPYESSLKGLYLFMKAWYGYWITLDLGDIPYSEAGKAEEGIVRPKYDKQQDVFQEILDDLKAAEEDFANGADFKGDIMLGGNAAKWRRLCNAMQLKVIQTISKKATAAQKARFAEIVAAGNLMTGNADNFQLAYSDNPNASHPFWNGEDRRKYIALSKLVVDGLIQLQDRRLFYFAEPAPAQISAGKLESDFDAYVGAPTELIAEQLSVNNQNGMYSLINKRYRDFRAGDPMFKFTYAEQCFIIAEAIEEGWVTGNAKDYYENGVRAMLDFYRTLPSAPASYTHGMAIDQAYIDNYFTGAAAYATSGTKEDRLHQIWYQRWLIDFFQGNGLNYAQFLRTGYPEFPLDPNTSMNPDDKTVYPKRWKYPTDEQVSNPENYKKAIDEQYGGYDGINQIPWWLKP